A region from the Vibrio sp. SS-MA-C1-2 genome encodes:
- a CDS encoding DUF4442 domain-containing protein, which yields MLNWIYKPSIVKLALNLWPPFWGAGIKIIEISSDFRYVRMGLTFRWWNKNANRSQYGGSIFSMTDPVYSLMLMGILGEKYFVWDKQASIDFIKPGTTKLTAEFIISQQKIDEIIKQTQHGDKVFPEFITNIKNAENTVVAQVQRTLYVRKKPKYREKAE from the coding sequence ATGTTAAATTGGATTTATAAGCCTAGTATCGTAAAGCTTGCATTGAATCTATGGCCGCCATTTTGGGGAGCAGGAATTAAAATTATTGAAATTAGCTCGGACTTTCGTTATGTGAGAATGGGATTGACCTTTCGCTGGTGGAATAAAAACGCCAATCGTTCACAATATGGAGGCAGTATTTTTTCTATGACCGATCCTGTTTACTCATTGATGCTCATGGGAATTTTAGGTGAAAAATATTTTGTTTGGGATAAACAAGCATCGATTGATTTCATTAAGCCTGGGACAACAAAGTTGACGGCGGAATTTATTATATCTCAACAGAAAATTGATGAGATTATCAAACAAACTCAACATGGAGATAAGGTTTTTCCTGAATTCATCACTAATATTAAAAATGCAGAAAATACAGTGGTAGCACAAGTTCAGCGAACGCTTTATGTGAGAAAGAAGCCTAAATATCGAGAAAAAGCAGAGTAA
- the fur gene encoding ferric iron uptake transcriptional regulator, which produces MSDNNQALKKAGLKITLPRLKILEVLQQSDVSHISAEDLYKILIDLGEEIGLATVYRVLNQFDDAGIVTRHHFEGGKSVFELATQEHHDHLVCLDCGRVIEFTDHVIEQRQNEIAERFNVRLTNHSLYLYGHCLTDDCQTNENAHTPKS; this is translated from the coding sequence ATGTCAGATAATAACCAGGCATTAAAAAAAGCTGGTCTGAAAATTACACTACCTCGTCTAAAAATCTTAGAGGTTTTACAACAAAGTGATGTATCTCATATCAGTGCTGAAGATCTCTACAAAATTTTAATCGATTTGGGTGAAGAGATTGGTTTAGCGACGGTTTATCGCGTATTAAACCAATTTGATGATGCAGGAATTGTGACTCGTCACCACTTTGAAGGTGGAAAATCAGTATTTGAACTGGCGACTCAAGAGCACCATGATCATCTCGTTTGTCTTGATTGTGGGCGTGTTATCGAGTTTACCGATCATGTGATTGAACAACGTCAAAATGAGATTGCTGAGCGTTTTAATGTTCGTCTGACTAACCATAGCTTATATCTTTATGGTCATTGCCTAACCGATGATTGTCAAACAAATGAAAATGCACATACCCCTAAGAGTTAA
- a CDS encoding DUF2788 domain-containing protein gives MLYENMALLESIGLDFLFAAIFFFIAMAIRDVLKEGNVPPFGRKIVWLVLFLGCSGFIIKGVIQLIWEGIGVG, from the coding sequence ATGTTATACGAAAATATGGCACTGCTTGAGTCAATTGGTTTAGATTTTCTCTTTGCTGCAATATTTTTCTTTATTGCGATGGCAATTAGAGATGTACTCAAAGAAGGAAATGTTCCACCATTTGGTCGTAAGATCGTCTGGTTAGTGTTATTTTTAGGGTGTAGCGGTTTTATTATTAAAGGCGTCATCCAACTAATTTGGGAAGGGATTGGAGTCGGCTGA
- the asnB gene encoding asparagine synthase B, translating to MCSIFGILDIKSDPKALRTSALEMSKKMRHRGPDWSGIYASDKAILSHERLSIVGLNSGAQPLYSTDKKQILAVNGEIYNHHELKASQTPDYPFQTESDCEIILALYKEKGEKLLEDLNGIFAFILYDEEQDAYLIGRDHIGIIPLYQGYDEHGNYYVASEMKALVPVCKTISEFPPGSFLWSKTGQPVRYYKRDWMEYDSVKDAETNKVALKDALENAVKRQLMTDVPYGVLLSGGLDSSVISAITKKFAARRIEDDEKSEAWWPTLHSFAIGLEGAPDLKAAQEVAEHLGTVHHEMVYTIQEGLDAIKDVIYHIETYDVTTIRASTPMYLMSRKIRAMGIKMVLSGEGADEVFGGYLYFHKAPDAKEFHEETVRKLLALNMFDCARANKSMAAWGVEARVPFLDKEFLDVAMRIKPDDKMCGNGKMEKHIVRECFEDYLPESVAWRQKEQFSDGVGYGWIDTLRAVAEEKVTNQQMESAAFRFPYNTPTTKEAYVYRELFAELFPLEDAAKCVPGGPSVACSTAKALEWDEQLKNCLDPSGRAVASIHNEAYS from the coding sequence ATGTGTTCGATCTTCGGTATTCTTGATATTAAATCCGATCCAAAAGCTCTGCGTACATCTGCTTTAGAGATGTCAAAAAAAATGCGTCACCGAGGCCCAGACTGGTCTGGTATCTACGCATCAGACAAAGCAATATTAAGCCATGAACGTCTATCTATTGTTGGTTTAAATAGTGGTGCACAGCCTTTATACTCAACCGACAAAAAACAGATCCTAGCTGTTAATGGTGAAATCTATAACCACCATGAACTAAAAGCATCTCAAACACCTGATTACCCTTTCCAGACTGAATCAGATTGTGAAATCATTCTTGCGCTATATAAAGAGAAAGGTGAAAAATTACTGGAAGATCTAAATGGTATATTTGCCTTTATTCTTTATGATGAAGAGCAAGATGCTTACTTAATCGGTCGTGACCATATTGGTATAATTCCTCTTTATCAAGGTTATGATGAGCACGGTAACTACTACGTTGCTTCAGAGATGAAAGCATTAGTGCCTGTTTGTAAAACAATTAGCGAATTTCCTCCGGGTAGCTTCTTATGGAGCAAGACCGGTCAGCCAGTACGTTACTACAAGCGTGATTGGATGGAATATGATTCAGTAAAAGACGCTGAAACAAATAAAGTGGCATTAAAAGATGCATTAGAAAATGCGGTTAAGCGTCAATTAATGACGGATGTTCCTTACGGTGTTCTACTTTCTGGTGGTCTAGACTCTTCTGTTATCTCTGCCATCACCAAAAAGTTTGCAGCTCGCCGTATTGAAGATGATGAAAAGAGTGAAGCTTGGTGGCCAACACTACACTCATTTGCTATCGGTCTAGAGGGTGCGCCAGATCTTAAAGCCGCGCAAGAAGTTGCTGAGCACCTAGGTACGGTTCACCACGAAATGGTTTATACCATTCAAGAAGGTTTAGATGCGATTAAAGATGTTATCTACCACATTGAAACCTACGATGTCACAACCATTCGCGCATCAACCCCAATGTACTTAATGTCTCGTAAGATCCGAGCAATGGGGATCAAGATGGTACTTTCTGGTGAAGGGGCTGATGAGGTCTTTGGCGGTTACCTTTACTTCCATAAAGCACCTGATGCTAAAGAATTCCATGAAGAGACAGTACGTAAGCTATTAGCATTAAACATGTTTGACTGTGCTCGTGCTAACAAATCGATGGCAGCATGGGGTGTAGAAGCGCGTGTACCGTTCTTAGACAAAGAATTCCTTGATGTTGCTATGCGTATCAAGCCTGATGACAAGATGTGTGGTAACGGTAAGATGGAGAAACATATCGTTCGTGAATGTTTCGAAGATTATCTACCAGAGTCGGTTGCTTGGCGTCAAAAAGAGCAGTTCTCTGATGGTGTAGGTTATGGTTGGATTGATACACTTCGTGCTGTTGCTGAAGAAAAAGTAACAAACCAACAGATGGAGAGCGCTGCATTCCGCTTCCCATACAACACACCTACAACTAAAGAAGCTTACGTATACCGTGAACTATTTGCAGAACTTTTCCCATTAGAAGATGCAGCTAAATGTGTTCCCGGTGGTCCATCCGTCGCTTGCTCAACAGCAAAAGCATTAGAGTGGGATGAGCAATTAAAGAACTGCCTTGATCCTTCTGGACGCGCAGTCGCTTCTATTCATAACGAAGCTTATTCTTAA
- the nagA gene encoding N-acetylglucosamine-6-phosphate deacetylase, translated as MSHSTHYALTNGRIYTGYDVLDDHAVIINNELIEAIVPVAELSAELATVDVQGANITPGFIDLQLNGCGGVMFNNDISPDTLATMHQANLKSGCTSFLPTFITSSDDGMKAAIKATHQYQAQHKNHTLGVHLEGPYLNIEKKGIHSVDYIREPDAEMIQYICDHADVVAKITLAPEKCPTKYIKQLADAGIVVSAGHSNATYQEARIGFSAGITFTTHLFNAMTSIAGRDPGLVGAIYDSSEVYSGVIADGFHVSYANIRLAHRVKGEKLVLVSDATAPAGANIDSFDFVGKTVYYKDGKCFGEDGTLGGSAVTMIESVENTVKHVGIALDETLRMASLYPAKAINVADRLGALKAGYIANITIFDNSFNVKATVVNGQYH; from the coding sequence ATGAGTCATTCAACACATTATGCACTGACCAATGGACGCATCTATACCGGCTATGACGTACTTGATGATCATGCCGTTATTATTAACAATGAATTAATCGAAGCCATTGTTCCTGTAGCCGAACTTTCTGCCGAATTAGCCACTGTTGATGTACAGGGTGCAAATATTACTCCGGGGTTTATTGATCTGCAGCTCAATGGTTGTGGTGGTGTGATGTTTAATAATGATATTAGCCCTGACACATTAGCAACCATGCACCAAGCTAACTTGAAATCAGGTTGTACAAGCTTCTTACCGACATTTATCACCTCTTCTGATGATGGAATGAAAGCCGCGATTAAAGCAACCCATCAATATCAAGCGCAACATAAAAATCATACGTTAGGTGTTCATTTAGAAGGCCCGTACCTCAATATAGAGAAAAAAGGGATTCACAGCGTAGATTATATTCGTGAACCTGATGCGGAGATGATCCAATATATTTGTGATCATGCTGATGTCGTGGCTAAAATCACTCTTGCGCCAGAAAAATGCCCAACAAAATACATTAAACAGTTAGCTGATGCTGGTATTGTGGTTTCTGCTGGTCACTCAAATGCAACCTATCAAGAAGCTCGCATCGGGTTTAGTGCAGGGATTACCTTTACCACTCACCTATTTAATGCCATGACCTCTATTGCGGGTCGAGATCCAGGTTTAGTCGGTGCCATTTATGACAGCAGTGAAGTTTATAGTGGTGTGATTGCCGATGGCTTTCATGTCTCTTATGCAAACATTCGTCTAGCCCATCGAGTTAAAGGTGAAAAATTAGTGCTTGTTTCTGATGCCACGGCTCCCGCAGGTGCAAATATTGACTCTTTTGATTTTGTAGGAAAAACGGTTTATTACAAAGATGGCAAATGTTTTGGTGAAGATGGCACCTTAGGTGGTTCAGCGGTGACCATGATTGAATCAGTGGAAAACACGGTTAAGCATGTGGGTATCGCTCTTGATGAAACATTGCGTATGGCATCACTTTATCCAGCCAAAGCCATTAACGTTGCTGATCGTTTAGGTGCACTTAAAGCGGGCTATATCGCTAACATTACTATTTTTGATAACAGCTTTAACGTAAAAGCAACCGTCGTTAATGGTCAATATCATTAA
- the nagE gene encoding N-acetylglucosamine-specific PTS transporter subunit IIBC yields the protein MNILGYLQRVGRALMVPVATLPAAAILMGIGYWIDPVAWGGDSALAAFLIKSGAAIIDNMSWLFAVGVAYGLSKDKDGAAALAGLVMMYVVTTLLSPGAVAQIQAIAASEVPAAFGKIQNQFVGIIVGIISAEIYNRFSQVELHKALSFFSGKRLVPILTSFAGILLAFVLMYIWPSIYNGLVHFGESIQGLGATGAGIYAFFNRLLIPVGLHHALNSVFWFDVAGINDIPNFLGGAKSIAEGVGIPGVTGMYQAGFFPIMMFGLPGAALAIYHTAKPENKEKVASIMIAAGFASFFTGVTEPLEFAFMFVAPPLYVIHALLTGISVYIAASMHWIAGFGFSAGLVDLVLSTRNPLAVNWYMLILQGIVFFGLYYTIFRAVIIKFNLKSPGREEAEAVVVESVASTDRTELAKQYLKALGGHDNLEVIDACITRLRLTLKDRSIVNEAAIKNLGAAGVIKLGDNNLQVILGPLAEIMAGEMKNIPASVDLTEVKI from the coding sequence GTGAATATTCTTGGGTACTTACAACGAGTTGGTCGCGCATTAATGGTGCCAGTTGCTACACTTCCTGCAGCAGCAATATTAATGGGTATTGGTTACTGGATTGATCCGGTAGCATGGGGTGGCGATAGTGCATTAGCTGCGTTCTTAATTAAATCTGGTGCGGCTATCATCGATAACATGTCATGGCTATTTGCTGTGGGTGTTGCTTATGGTCTATCTAAAGATAAAGATGGTGCAGCGGCACTGGCTGGTTTAGTCATGATGTATGTTGTGACAACCCTACTTTCTCCAGGCGCTGTTGCTCAAATTCAAGCAATCGCGGCATCTGAAGTTCCAGCTGCATTCGGTAAAATCCAGAATCAATTTGTTGGTATCATTGTTGGTATTATCTCGGCTGAAATTTATAACCGTTTCTCACAAGTTGAGCTTCATAAAGCCCTTTCTTTCTTCAGTGGTAAACGTTTAGTTCCAATTTTAACCTCTTTTGCAGGTATCCTTTTAGCATTCGTTCTAATGTACATCTGGCCTTCTATCTATAATGGTCTAGTACATTTTGGTGAAAGTATTCAAGGTCTTGGCGCAACAGGTGCAGGTATCTATGCATTCTTTAACCGTCTATTGATCCCTGTTGGTCTTCACCACGCACTAAACTCAGTATTCTGGTTTGACGTTGCGGGTATTAACGATATTCCTAACTTCCTTGGCGGTGCTAAATCAATCGCTGAAGGTGTTGGTATCCCTGGTGTTACAGGTATGTACCAAGCTGGTTTCTTCCCAATCATGATGTTTGGTCTACCGGGTGCGGCACTTGCTATCTACCATACGGCTAAGCCAGAAAATAAAGAAAAAGTGGCATCTATCATGATCGCAGCTGGTTTCGCATCATTCTTTACGGGTGTGACTGAGCCGCTAGAATTCGCATTCATGTTCGTTGCGCCACCATTGTATGTTATTCATGCACTATTAACGGGTATCTCTGTTTATATCGCGGCATCAATGCATTGGATTGCAGGTTTCGGTTTCTCAGCTGGTCTAGTCGATTTAGTACTATCTACGCGTAACCCACTAGCGGTTAACTGGTACATGCTAATTCTACAAGGTATCGTATTCTTCGGTCTTTACTACACTATCTTCCGTGCAGTCATCATCAAGTTCAACCTTAAGTCACCGGGTCGTGAAGAAGCAGAAGCTGTTGTTGTTGAATCAGTTGCCTCAACTGACCGTACAGAGCTAGCGAAACAATACCTAAAAGCATTAGGTGGACACGATAACCTAGAAGTGATTGATGCATGTATTACACGTCTACGCCTAACACTAAAAGATCGTAGCATTGTTAATGAAGCTGCAATTAAAAACTTAGGTGCAGCAGGCGTTATCAAACTAGGTGATAATAACCTACAGGTTATCCTTGGTCCTCTAGCTGAAATTATGGCTGGCGAGATGAAGAATATCCCAGCATCTGTAGATTTAACTGAAGTTAAAATCTAA
- a CDS encoding ROK family protein → MATEKIGNIDLVKQLNSAVVYRLIDRKGPISRIQIAEISQLAPASITKITRQLIERGLIKEVAQQASTGGRRPISLTCEYQPFQAIAIRIGRDNIELSLYDLSGHELANMKADFPYTSQDSLVKGLINHITAFIAKNNTIITELLAIGISLPGLLDPDTGRVSYIPNIEVEDLHLTEIIELQFKISCFIGNDIRSLALAEHYFGVSTDVQDSIVISVHNGTGAGIMVNGSIFLGHNRNVGEIGHIQVDPLGEHCQCGNFGCLETVASNPALINHVKTRMAQGYPSILQDKEQITVKDICEAALNYDELAKQAILQLGNHLGKVIAMTINLFNPEKIIIAGDITQAKQVLFPIIQRCIDSQSLPTFRQELPIVESTLFHQPTIGAFATIKRSMLDGILLQRILEKK, encoded by the coding sequence ATGGCAACAGAAAAAATAGGTAATATCGACCTTGTAAAGCAACTTAACAGTGCCGTTGTCTATCGCCTGATTGATCGTAAAGGTCCGATATCTCGAATTCAAATCGCAGAAATTAGCCAGCTAGCTCCGGCAAGTATTACTAAAATCACTCGTCAACTAATCGAACGAGGATTAATAAAAGAAGTTGCACAACAAGCATCAACCGGTGGCAGAAGACCGATATCTTTAACCTGTGAGTATCAACCCTTTCAAGCGATTGCGATTCGTATTGGTCGCGATAATATCGAATTAAGCTTATATGACTTATCGGGTCATGAACTCGCCAATATGAAGGCGGACTTCCCATATACTAGCCAAGATAGCTTAGTCAAAGGGTTAATTAATCATATCACTGCATTTATCGCCAAAAATAACACCATTATTACAGAGTTATTAGCCATCGGTATTTCATTACCTGGTCTATTAGATCCAGATACAGGTCGTGTCAGTTATATCCCAAATATTGAAGTCGAAGATTTACACCTAACTGAAATTATCGAACTACAATTTAAAATAAGCTGTTTTATTGGAAATGATATTCGCTCTCTCGCCCTTGCTGAACATTACTTTGGTGTCAGTACCGACGTACAAGATTCAATCGTTATTAGTGTTCATAATGGTACCGGTGCAGGAATTATGGTGAATGGCAGCATCTTTTTAGGTCATAACCGTAATGTCGGTGAAATCGGTCATATTCAAGTGGATCCTTTAGGTGAGCACTGCCAATGCGGTAACTTTGGTTGTCTAGAGACAGTCGCCTCAAATCCAGCATTAATTAACCATGTAAAAACTCGCATGGCACAAGGTTATCCAAGTATCTTACAAGATAAAGAACAGATCACCGTTAAAGATATTTGTGAGGCCGCTCTAAATTACGATGAGTTAGCCAAACAAGCAATCTTGCAGCTTGGTAATCACCTAGGCAAAGTGATCGCAATGACCATCAATCTATTTAATCCAGAGAAAATTATTATTGCTGGTGATATCACTCAAGCAAAACAAGTTCTCTTCCCCATTATTCAACGCTGCATTGATAGTCAGTCACTGCCGACATTTAGGCAAGAGTTACCCATTGTAGAATCCACGCTATTCCACCAGCCAACTATTGGAGCATTTGCAACCATCAAGCGCTCAATGTTAGATGGGATTCTGTTGCAACGCATTTTAGAGAAAAAATAA
- the glnS gene encoding glutamine--tRNA ligase: protein MSESEVRPTNFIRQIIDKDLASGKYNAIQTRFPPEPNGYLHIGHAKSICLNFGIAQDYQGLCNLRFDDTNPVKEDIEYVESIKQDVKWLGFDWSGEVRYSSNYFDQLHDYAIELINKGLAFVDELSADEIREYRGSLKEPGKESPYRNRSVEENLELFAKMKNGEIAEGKACLRAKIDMASSFIVMRDPVIYRIKFAHHHQTADKWCIYPMYDFTHCISDALEGISHSICTLEFQDNRRLYDWVLDNITLPTEPQPHQYEFSRLNLEYTLMSKRKLNQLVTENLVSGWDDPRMPTISGLRRRGYTPASMREFCKRIGVTKQENTIEMGSLESCIRDDLNENAPRAMAVLDPIKLVFENKDADIEILNAPNHPNKPEMGTRELPFGREIFIEREDFREEANKKYKRLVLGKEVRLRNAYVIKAERVEKDDADNITTIYCSYDPETLGKNPADGRKVKGVIHWVAAETAVPAEFRLYDRLFTVANPAAEDDFTTVLNADSLQLLNGVVEPSLVKAAAEQGFQFERTGYFCADNKDSTVDNLVFNRTVGLRDTWAG from the coding sequence ATGAGTGAGTCTGAAGTTCGACCGACTAACTTTATCCGCCAGATAATTGATAAAGATCTTGCGAGTGGTAAATACAATGCAATTCAAACCCGATTCCCGCCAGAGCCAAACGGCTACTTGCATATCGGTCATGCTAAATCTATTTGTCTGAACTTTGGAATTGCTCAAGATTATCAAGGCCTGTGTAACCTACGTTTTGATGATACTAACCCAGTTAAAGAAGACATCGAATATGTTGAGTCTATCAAGCAAGATGTCAAATGGTTAGGGTTTGATTGGAGTGGTGAGGTTCGTTACTCATCAAATTACTTTGATCAACTGCATGACTATGCGATTGAGCTTATCAATAAAGGTCTTGCTTTCGTTGATGAGCTAAGTGCTGACGAGATCCGTGAATACCGTGGTTCATTAAAAGAGCCGGGTAAAGAGAGCCCTTACCGAAATCGTTCTGTTGAAGAGAACCTTGAGCTATTCGCTAAAATGAAAAATGGCGAGATTGCAGAAGGTAAAGCGTGTCTGCGTGCTAAGATTGATATGGCGTCATCATTTATCGTAATGCGTGATCCGGTTATCTATCGTATTAAATTTGCTCATCATCACCAAACTGCAGATAAGTGGTGCATCTACCCGATGTATGACTTTACTCACTGTATTTCGGATGCGCTGGAAGGGATTAGCCACTCTATTTGTACTCTTGAGTTCCAAGACAATCGTCGCTTATATGATTGGGTATTGGATAACATTACGTTGCCGACTGAACCACAACCTCATCAGTATGAGTTTAGCCGCTTAAACCTTGAATATACGTTAATGTCTAAGCGTAAACTTAACCAATTAGTCACTGAGAACTTAGTCTCTGGTTGGGATGATCCACGTATGCCGACCATCTCTGGTCTACGTCGTCGTGGTTATACGCCTGCGTCAATGCGTGAATTCTGTAAACGTATCGGTGTGACTAAACAAGAAAATACTATCGAGATGGGTTCATTAGAGTCATGTATTCGTGATGATCTGAATGAGAACGCACCTCGTGCCATGGCAGTCTTAGATCCGATTAAATTAGTGTTCGAAAACAAAGATGCGGATATTGAAATCTTAAACGCCCCTAATCACCCGAATAAACCAGAAATGGGCACTCGTGAACTGCCGTTCGGTCGTGAAATCTTTATTGAACGTGAAGATTTCCGTGAAGAAGCGAACAAAAAATATAAGCGTTTGGTTTTAGGTAAAGAAGTTCGTCTTCGTAATGCGTATGTGATTAAAGCTGAACGTGTAGAGAAAGATGACGCAGACAACATTACCACTATTTACTGTAGTTATGATCCAGAAACGTTGGGCAAAAATCCTGCAGATGGTCGTAAAGTGAAAGGTGTTATCCATTGGGTTGCTGCTGAAACTGCAGTGCCTGCGGAATTCCGCCTGTATGATCGTCTATTTACGGTAGCAAATCCAGCGGCTGAAGATGATTTTACCACTGTGTTAAATGCTGACTCTTTACAGCTATTAAATGGTGTTGTAGAGCCAAGCCTAGTAAAAGCAGCGGCGGAGCAAGGTTTTCAGTTTGAGCGTACCGGTTATTTTTGTGCAGATAACAAAGATTCCACCGTGGACAACTTAGTCTTTAACCGCACGGTTGGTTTACGAGATACGTGGGCAGGATAA
- a CDS encoding alpha/beta fold hydrolase: MDLNYRIKGEGKTIVLLHGLFGSHDNLAMIAKVLTPQYQVIMIDLRNHGRSPHAPRMSYAAMAEDVVAVLDKLNIDQTTIIGHSMGGKVAMKVAHDWPDRVNGLVVLDIAPIDYKVDRHQEVFAGLRAVAGTTPSSRSEADSLLALHIDEPGVRQFLLKSLVKKPGENHYQWRFNLSALIDNYRSVMGWVEANDYQGPTLFVKGQYSEYILPEHKEKIEQQFPQAKARIIANTTHWLHIEKPDSVNRTIIQFLAELDK, translated from the coding sequence TTGGATCTTAATTATCGCATAAAAGGAGAAGGCAAAACGATCGTTTTGTTACATGGATTATTTGGTAGCCATGATAATTTAGCTATGATCGCTAAAGTGTTAACTCCTCAATATCAAGTTATTATGATCGATCTTCGTAATCATGGTCGATCTCCACACGCTCCTCGTATGAGTTATGCTGCAATGGCAGAAGATGTTGTTGCCGTATTAGACAAACTCAATATAGACCAGACAACGATCATCGGTCATTCAATGGGTGGCAAAGTAGCGATGAAAGTTGCTCATGATTGGCCAGATCGTGTTAATGGTTTGGTCGTTTTGGATATTGCTCCGATAGACTATAAAGTCGATCGTCATCAAGAGGTTTTTGCCGGTTTACGTGCGGTTGCAGGTACAACGCCATCATCAAGATCAGAAGCAGACAGTTTACTGGCCTTACATATTGATGAGCCAGGAGTCCGCCAATTCTTGCTCAAATCATTAGTCAAAAAGCCGGGAGAAAACCATTATCAATGGCGTTTTAATTTATCCGCCTTAATTGATAATTATCGTTCGGTGATGGGGTGGGTAGAAGCAAATGACTATCAAGGGCCAACCCTATTTGTGAAAGGTCAATATTCCGAATACATTCTGCCAGAACATAAAGAAAAAATTGAGCAACAATTCCCCCAAGCTAAAGCACGAATTATTGCCAATACCACTCATTGGTTGCATATTGAGAAGCCCGATTCGGTTAATCGAACAATTATACAATTTTTAGCAGAATTAGATAAATAG
- the fldA gene encoding flavodoxin FldA: MASVGLFFGSDTGNTEAIAKMIQKQLGKQLIDVQDIAKSSKEDIDNYDLLLIGIPTWYYGEAQCDWDDFFPDLEQIDFSTKLVAIFGCGDQEDYAEYFCDAMGTVRDIVEAKGGTIVGNTSTESYEFEASKALVDDSTFVGLCIDEDRQPELTDDRVTSWVNQLNEEMCLAELAD, translated from the coding sequence ATGGCAAGCGTAGGTCTATTTTTTGGTAGTGATACTGGTAACACTGAAGCTATCGCAAAAATGATTCAAAAACAGTTAGGCAAACAACTTATTGATGTTCAAGATATTGCTAAAAGCAGCAAAGAAGATATCGATAACTATGATCTACTTCTAATTGGTATCCCAACTTGGTACTACGGTGAAGCTCAATGTGATTGGGATGACTTCTTCCCAGATCTTGAGCAGATTGATTTCTCAACTAAACTTGTTGCTATTTTTGGCTGTGGAGATCAAGAAGACTACGCTGAATACTTCTGTGATGCGATGGGCACTGTCCGCGATATCGTTGAAGCAAAAGGCGGAACTATTGTGGGTAATACTTCAACTGAAAGTTATGAGTTTGAAGCATCAAAAGCACTCGTTGATGACTCAACATTTGTTGGTCTATGCATTGATGAAGATCGCCAGCCTGAATTAACTGATGATCGTGTAACTAGCTGGGTAAACCAGTTAAATGAAGAGATGTGTCTTGCTGAGTTAGCAGACTAA
- the seqA gene encoding replication initiation negative regulator SeqA: MKTIEVDEELYRFIAGQTQHIGESASDILRRLLQVDGDQPSTVSAKTVEVKKPQAAKSVVVSRDAAKDQQLDRVREIRELLISDKFAAQDKAIGRFMTILSTLYRIDNQGFGSAAALKGRTRLYFADNPDTLLASGKTTKPKSIPSTPYWVITNTNTGRKRQMVEQLMLRMGFTADFTDRVCKSI; this comes from the coding sequence ATGAAGACAATTGAAGTTGATGAAGAACTCTATCGTTTTATTGCTGGGCAGACTCAGCATATCGGTGAAAGTGCTTCAGATATATTACGCCGCTTGTTACAAGTCGATGGGGATCAACCATCAACGGTATCAGCTAAAACAGTAGAAGTTAAAAAGCCTCAAGCTGCGAAATCTGTCGTGGTCAGTAGGGATGCGGCTAAGGATCAACAACTTGATCGTGTCCGTGAAATCCGTGAGCTTTTGATTTCTGATAAATTCGCTGCACAAGATAAAGCTATTGGTCGTTTTATGACGATCTTATCAACACTTTACCGTATTGATAATCAAGGTTTTGGTTCAGCGGCTGCATTGAAAGGTCGTACACGACTCTACTTTGCGGATAATCCAGATACATTATTGGCAAGTGGTAAAACAACAAAACCAAAGTCAATACCATCGACACCGTACTGGGTGATCACAAATACCAATACAGGACGTAAGCGCCAAATGGTTGAACAGTTAATGCTAAGAATGGGCTTTACGGCTGATTTCACCGATCGCGTTTGCAAATCCATCTAA